A genomic window from Brassica oleracea var. oleracea cultivar TO1000 chromosome C8, BOL, whole genome shotgun sequence includes:
- the LOC106308457 gene encoding uncharacterized protein LOC106308457, producing the protein MDDESQTGNLRRRARQVNGEDVDRPTNRRRQNELQTDGVQAGDHVEPLPLELSLGSTSHSSQIPPMTTSSLPLAPPSPFALPLTASSLPLAPASPFAPPMTTWQTPGSIAQYFASSQSHYMTYPPYLSNSIYQIRPSTPMQPPFGQSFNVFPSSSFTSPTRPVMRPAASGAVSRRSYRSQSSVNRKDDTIPPPFPWATNKRGWIQSLENLASKQITTITGEVQCKHCEKVYQVSYNLREKFSEVENIFVMGKWIMRERAPAIWTNPEPARCDLCGRDKAVKPVIAERKCQINWLFLLLGQTLGFCTLEQLKNFCKHSKSHRTGAKNRVLYLTYLGLCKMLEPNRELFQRETARR; encoded by the coding sequence ATGGACGACGAGAGCCAAACAGGTAACTTGAGGAGAAGAGCTCGACAGGTCAACGGGGAAGACGTCGACCGGCCAACGAATAGACGTCGTCAAAATGAACTTCAAACCGACGGCGTACAAGCTGGTGATCACGTCGAACCCCTTCCCCTTGAACTAAGCTTGGGCTCAACATCACACTCCTCTCAGATCCCGCCTATGACCACGTCGTCGCTTCCTCTAGCACCACCATCACCTTTTGCTCTTCCTCTGACGGCGTCGTCGCTTCCTCTAGCACCAGCATCGCCTTTTGCTCCGCCTATGACGACGTGGCAGACACCTGGTTCTATAGCGCAGTACTTTGCTTCGTCACAGTCTCATTATATGACGTATCCGCCCTATTTGAGCAATTCTATCTACCAGATAAGACCGTCAACACCGATGCAGCCACCGTTCGGACAGTCGTTTAACGTCTTCCCATCGTCATCTTTCACCTCTCCGACAAGACCAGTCATGAGACCAGCAGCTTCCGGGGCTGTGTCACGTCGTAGCTACAGATCGCAGTCCAGCGTTAACCGTAAAGACGATACGATCCCGCCGCCGTTTCCATGGGCGACGAATAAACGAGGGTGGATACAAAGCTTAGAGAATCTCGCGTCGAAACAGATCACCACCATCACCGGAGAGGTGCAATGCAAACACTGCGAGAAAGTGTATCAGGTGAGTTACAACCTGAGGGAGAAGTTCTCGGAGGTTGAGAATATTTTCGTAATGGGCAAATGGATTATGAGAGAACGTGCTCCTGCGATATGGACAAATCCAGAACCGGCGAGATGCGATCTCTGTGGCCGTGACAAGGCGGTGAAGCCGGTGATAGCTGAACGGAAGTGTCAGATTAATTGGTTGTTTTTGCTTTTGGGACAAACGTTAGGTTTTTGTACGTTGGAGCAGCTCAAGAATTTTTGTAAGCATTCAAAGAGTCACCGGACCGGAGCTAAGAACCGTGTGCTTTATTTGACGTACCTTGGTCTTTGCAAGATGCTCGAGCCTAACCGTGAGCTCTTTCAACGTGAAACCGCTAGGCGGTGA